The following proteins come from a genomic window of Mammaliicoccus sp. Marseille-Q6498:
- a CDS encoding CDP-glycerol:glycerophosphate glycerophosphotransferase: MKKLSIIITYYNNEEYIYECINSLKLQRNQDFNVIIVDDGSTDDTINILKNELKSYDNDVNFIKLDKNFGHAYARNKAIEEVETPYFMFLDADDQLASYAIDFYLNKLNGLDGLIAPIHKFTTNKPQFVNKDKVRIEYLSQKSNPNSFLRKNSACNIIFKTAIVKAHNIQFNENLNIYTDSSFVLQYISYVDRFVRIFDFPFYFRGEVYDPFEGNTLSDQEFDLTFDDYVESFFDSMNRTNNKMIKRFLVNKMKYKIKSEFDPSIRDINVRYVKHQNNLVKVVKALKWTLLKDSKFLYKLELLALINNSVDTALSINKIRRVSRHLRNIVTNSKKKNRSIYYLTDNEEKTNNQTIVFESFGGKNYSDSPKYVYEYMQNNYPQYNYVWVFKKPKENNISGNAVKVAKGSSEYYKAYSEAAFWVSNARLPLYLNKKENQTYIQTWHGTPLKKLANDMKVVRMPNTTTANYKKNFNLETSRWDYLVSPNNYSTNIFKSAFWMNEERIWEIGYPRNDVLVKRQNDVEYIEQIKQDLNIPSGKKVIMYAPTWRDDEYVKKGSYLFELRINLANLQEKLGEDYVILLRMHYLISNALDLNGYEEFAIDVSNYNDISELFLISDVLITDYSSVMFDFGILKRPQFFFAYDIEKYDKGLRGFYMDYMKDLPGEIITDEFKLADELKDLENHKVKYADKIEAFYNKFCSLEKGLSSKYIGDYINEKIK; encoded by the coding sequence TCAATTATCATTACTTATTATAACAACGAGGAATATATTTATGAATGTATCAATAGCCTTAAATTACAGAGAAACCAAGATTTTAATGTGATTATTGTAGACGATGGTTCTACTGATGACACTATAAATATTTTAAAAAATGAATTAAAAAGCTACGACAATGATGTGAATTTTATAAAGTTAGATAAGAATTTTGGACATGCTTACGCTAGAAATAAAGCAATTGAAGAAGTAGAAACGCCTTACTTTATGTTTTTAGATGCTGATGATCAATTAGCTTCTTATGCAATTGATTTTTATTTAAATAAACTAAATGGTTTAGATGGTTTAATAGCTCCAATTCATAAATTTACTACAAATAAACCGCAATTTGTTAATAAAGATAAAGTTAGAATAGAATACTTGTCACAAAAATCCAATCCCAATTCATTTTTAAGGAAAAATTCGGCATGTAATATCATTTTCAAAACAGCAATAGTTAAAGCACATAATATTCAATTTAATGAAAATTTAAATATATATACTGATTCTTCATTTGTACTTCAATACATTTCTTATGTGGATAGATTTGTTAGGATATTTGATTTCCCATTCTACTTTAGAGGTGAGGTTTACGATCCATTTGAAGGCAATACATTAAGTGACCAAGAATTTGATCTTACATTTGATGATTATGTTGAAAGTTTCTTTGATTCTATGAACAGAACAAATAATAAAATGATTAAACGCTTTTTGGTTAATAAAATGAAATACAAAATCAAATCTGAATTTGATCCATCAATTAGAGATATCAATGTCAGATATGTAAAGCATCAAAATAATTTAGTTAAAGTAGTTAAAGCTTTAAAATGGACTTTATTAAAAGACTCTAAATTTTTATACAAACTAGAGTTACTTGCATTAATCAATAATTCAGTTGACACAGCGTTATCAATTAACAAAATTAGAAGAGTCTCAAGGCATTTAAGAAATATAGTAACAAATAGTAAAAAGAAAAATCGTTCAATTTATTATTTAACAGATAATGAAGAAAAAACTAATAATCAAACGATTGTTTTTGAATCATTTGGCGGCAAAAACTATAGTGATAGTCCTAAATATGTGTATGAATATATGCAAAATAATTATCCACAATACAATTATGTATGGGTATTTAAAAAACCTAAAGAAAATAACATTAGTGGTAATGCTGTTAAAGTTGCAAAAGGTTCTAGTGAATATTATAAAGCTTATTCAGAAGCTGCTTTTTGGGTTTCTAATGCTAGATTACCGTTATACCTAAATAAAAAAGAAAACCAAACTTATATTCAAACTTGGCATGGTACACCATTGAAAAAATTAGCTAACGATATGAAAGTTGTTAGAATGCCTAATACAACAACAGCTAATTATAAAAAGAACTTTAATTTAGAAACTTCTAGATGGGATTACCTTGTTTCACCAAATAATTATTCAACTAATATTTTTAAATCTGCATTTTGGATGAATGAAGAAAGAATTTGGGAAATTGGATATCCAAGAAATGATGTATTAGTTAAAAGGCAAAATGACGTAGAATATATTGAACAAATTAAACAAGATTTAAATATACCAAGTGGTAAAAAAGTTATCATGTATGCGCCTACGTGGAGAGATGATGAATATGTGAAAAAAGGTAGTTACTTATTTGAACTTAGAATAAATTTAGCTAATTTACAAGAAAAATTAGGTGAAGATTATGTAATTTTATTACGCATGCATTATCTTATTTCAAATGCACTAGACTTAAACGGTTATGAAGAATTTGCGATAGACGTTTCAAATTATAACGATATTTCAGAATTGTTCTTAATTTCAGATGTGCTAATCACAGACTATTCTTCTGTAATGTTTGATTTTGGTATACTTAAAAGACCTCAATTCTTCTTTGCTTATGATATTGAGAAATATGATAAAGGTTTAAGAGGTTTCTACATGGATTATATGAAAGATTTACCAGGTGAAATTATAACAGATGAATTTAAACTAGCAGATGAACTTAAAGATTTGGAAAATCATAAAGTAAAATATGCTGATAAAATAGAAGCATTCTATAATAAATTCTGTTCATTAGAAAAAGGACTATCATCAAAATATATTGGTGATTATATCAATGAAAAGATTAAGTAA